The Triticum aestivum cultivar Chinese Spring chromosome 6D, IWGSC CS RefSeq v2.1, whole genome shotgun sequence genomic sequence GAGAAACTTCACAGCATAGTACCGGGGCCTGAGCCGGCCCTCTAGGCTGTGACCGATTATTTCCGACCGTTGAGCAATGTACACCGGTTCCAAGCCCACCTCGGAGATGAGGAAGTCAGACCTGCGCTGCAGCGACTCCTTGGACCTCGTCAGCACCATTGGAGACTTAGAAACAGCCATGCCTACCTCAGCATCCGTCCACCTGAAGGTGTTCTTCAAGTACTTCACCCTGGCTGCGATCTTGTCCTCGCTGAGAAATGCAACAGCATGCAGCGCGTGCCTGAACATCCCAGAAGCACGGGGCACACCTATGTTTTCAGCGCATTCCACCATCGCCTGGACACGCTCCAGGTTGGCGGTGAGAAGCCATGGTTGACTGATGCATAGCTTGACAATATCACAAGCACCTAGCCCGCACTCCTGCAGCAACGCGACGTTGGGCTTGACCACATCATCGAGGTCAGCCGAGTGAAGGTAGAAGTTCCTCTTGAGGGCTCGGAGGAGATTCTCAAAGGACCCAAAGAAAGGCATGTAGTACTGCAGCTTGGAGACGATGGATCTACAGCGGAATCTGTACCGGGAGAGCGAGGCGAGGCGCGCGATGTCGGAACGCGATAAGCCGAGGCCAGAGAGCCCGGCGACGACGGGCGCCAGGGTTCTCTCCACGCTGGCGCAGAGGAACTGCGGGTCCttggcgacgagggcggcgacaTCGGCGTCAgagaggccgaggccggcgaggaaggcgagCACGGCGTCGGGATTGGCGGGGGACTTGAGGTGGGAGAGCTTGGCGGAGGCCTTGAGGGCCTGTGGTCGGGTGAGGCCGCAGGTGGAGACGAGGTACTCCTCCACGGGGAAGCTAGGGTTTGGGGAgatggcgggcgcggcggcggagatgaGGCGGTGGAGAGGGGATACGGGAGAGGCGGAGAGAGACGAGAGGACCTGGGTGAGGACGCCGCGACGGAGCCggagcatggcggcggcggcgccgccggcggcgAGGGGATGGTGCGAGACGGAGAGAGTGGTGAGGATTTGCGTTGGTGCTGAGGTGTCTGGTCCACCGTTGAGGAGCCTTggatgggctgggctgggctgggctgagTTAGGCTAAAGAGACACATTTGGATCCGCTCAAATGCCCTAAAAAAAGGAACCACCCCAGGAAAACAACTCAACCAAGTGCCAAGCAGCGGATGTTCCCGATGATTGATTCATTATCACACGAGGCATTTGTTAAGCTTTCGGTCACTTATAGGGCATATGATGGACGCGGAGAAAAATGATACACAAAGATGTTTTTCAAAGTCCTTCGGCCACTCACGAGTTCATTGAAATGTTCATATCAAAACTGAAGatgacaacaaagaaggagataagGGCGCCGGCTGAGATTAGAAGAACAATGGCGACACATTTGGGCTGATTTTGAACTTCTTAATTTAGCTCTCCTAGCTAAACATGCATGGCGTATTCTTCAATAGATCACATTGGGAGTACAAACTAGTAGTGATTAACTTCGTGCTCTCATCATGTCACACTGGGAGGTTCCTGCTATAACTAGTGTGTCGAAGAAATTATATGTACTTATTACGAGGTCAGTTTTATGTCTGTTGTTTCACTGGATGACAGGGCTACTTAGAGCTTGTTTGGATCCGTGTTGCCGTCTGCCAATCCAAAATTTTGGCATTAACCAGCACGCTCGCATCCACTGCATCGCGTCAGATAATTTGGCTCGCTCGAATCCAAGTCAGTTTTCCTATGCAATCCGTAGCCAATTCGTTGGCGAGGCGCAAGCAGCCGATTTGTCCGCCAAATAATTGGCGTGCCGTTCGCTGGCAATGGGCAAAGATTCAAACAACCTCTTAGTCTATTTTGGATGTGAGTGTCGGCATGGAAGaggctaagagcaactctagcagctGATGTATCCCACCGCCGACCCATAGCTTTGGGCCAGAACAAAAGCGCTATATTTTCACCTGCCCCTAAAAAATATACGGGCAGCCCGCAAACCGCCACTGTatgcactgggggggggggggcattttagGGTTCTCTTCTCggatagacccccccccccctctgccgCAGTCCACTCCCCCTCCACTACCTTCCTTTCTTAGCTCTGGCGACCGATTCCGGCTGGTTTTTCCCCTCTCAAGCACAGATCAATTGCGAGAGAAGATCGCAGACGTGGGAGGCACCGCGGGTCACGCAGCCGGCACGATGCGGAGGCCATCAGCTCCAGCTGGCCCGCCGCCGAGCTGTGGTGCTCGGCGCAGGCGCGCAACCACAGCGCCCTCTCCCGTAGCGGCGGCAACCATGCATGGCAGCGCTTCAATGAGCTCCACGAGCAGTTGTGGCCGACCACGAAGAAGCTCCACAAGGCGGAGATCGTGCACCACACCGCgaaggaggcggtggaggccggcGAAGCGGGCGCCGCGAATGCCTTGAGGGGGCGAAGGAGGTGTACCAGCTCGCCTACACCCTCCGTCGAGCTAGGTTTTTATGTTTAGTTTGTCTGTATGTGTGATGAACTCCGGCGTGTTCCGGACTGATCTATGTAGCAGGAACCTATTTAAGTTTAAGTTTTTAAGTTTGCGGTACTATTTGCGGTATCTGTTCTGCGCCGAGCATGAACCGCCCGCAAAATCATTTTAGGTTTTGCAGGTAGGGAATTTAGTACATCTACTAGAGTTGCTTTAAGTCAAGCTGCAAGAAGGATGCTTATCGCCGGCAGCAATAAAGATCGAGTGACCTTTTTCTTAACTTGAATTATCAAATTTATTATATTTGCTGGCTTTGCACCTGCTCACTTATAACATGGAGTGGGTATTCAGTAAAAAATCAAACTCGTGTTGCATGCCCATGGACGAATGTGTGCATATGTAAAATTCAAACTCGTGTTTTCTCTAGTACACCATGGCCATCAGCAATCTCAGAGTCAGGTGCCTGTTTTTCTGCTTATAGCTAGCTAAGAACTTATATTGGTCTACTTTGCAATTTGCAACTCTCTGAATAGCAGGGCCACAAAGTTACATACACTTAGGTGCTTAAGTAAGTAGGTTGGTAAAGATGGATGTGATAAAACACAAAGAAACACTAATACACTTGGTAGCCCTTTAAATATACTTGTATGCGAACTTAGTTCATTTTTTCCATGTGGATTCCAAAAGTTGAGGCCGGAAGCAGTTAATCTGAACATATGTTGCTTTAACACCGAGATATTCAACTCTCGGTACGGCAGCATGTGTCTCGGATCTGAATGGCAGCTGGCTGGAGCAACACGAGTTTACTATAGAGAAGGTATGCTGAAGGTGATTCCTCTCTTGGCTTCAGATTAACTACTTACATATGTTCTTTTGGCCAAGTTATCTCTAGTAAGGAGTTTTGTTATAAATGGCAAGCCATAGGAAGACATGGATTTTCTGGGGAAGAGAACTTTCCaaagtcgcccccccccccccccccccccccggcagtccGAGATATCACACCGCCAAAATTGATTTGTTTATAAAAGGATTTCACCGAGTAGTTGCCATTAGTCTCTAACGCCCAAACAGGTATGTCAGGTTTATCTGTCAACTGAAAGTTGTTAACAAGATCAACCAACTGGGTCCACTGCTCAAAGATGTCTATATTTACACATCTACGGAATGTTAGCTTCAGGTTAATGCCATCCCAAACCTGGGCAACCGAACAATCAGGTTGATTACAGATTTCAAACAGGTTCCAAAACTGTGTTTTGAGGTAACAATCCCCAGCCCAGGTGTCATGCCAGAAACTGATCCTCTCTCCATCCCCCAACTGCCATTTGTAAAATATTCTCGCAGCTGAGAAAGCCCAGGTGACACTCTTCCAAAAGGAAGAGCCAGATCCACTTTTGGACCAGAGGATATTGGGGGAATTAATATCATATTTACAAGCAAGGATTTTCTTCCAGTCCCCATTGTTTGTGTCAAAAAATCTTTTACTCCAGGAAGCCAACAAGGCCATGTTAAACTCTCTGATGTTAGGAATACCTAAGCCCCCAAATTCCTTTTTTCTGGAAACCAAATCCCAGTTAGCTAAATGATACTTATGTTGATTATCCAGGTTACCCCAAAAGAAATGTGCCATTTGAGAATTGATAGCATTTATAGCCCATTTAGGTAATTTGATCACAGACATTAAGTAAGCAGGAATGCTGATAATATAAGAGCAGAGTAAAATAATTTTGCCTTTATATGTAAGGTATCTCCCTAGCCAACCTGAGATACCTTTAATGATCCTATCAATGATAGGTTGAATATCTTCTTTTCTAAGATTATCATAGTGCAGAGGCACCCCCAGATATTTGATTGGAAACTCACCTAGTTTGCAACAAAAAAATTGTGCAAACTCCCGAGCCACTTCTTGATCTATGTTGATAGTAAGAAGATCactcttgtggaagttaattttcaTACCAGAAAGGTTCAAAACAAGAGAGAAGCCATTTAAAATTTCTGGCCTTATCAATAGAGTTTTCCAAGAAGAGCAAGGTATCTAATTTTAGAGATGACAAACAAAATTGTCTACAATGGgccatctcttagccttatcttcaataactagctttTCCTAAAAACgcggtgagacatattgtgctaagagatcatctcttgtcttctcttaaataggagaagacaagccttttcttatgagttctctctcctccacctcatcatttatcctaggTGGCACTCCTAAGATcgcatcattgtacatgcccttacaacTACTAACGTGACCTGTTGGTCAGCTTGGTGTATACTTTAACGGGAGGTCTCTAGTTCTAACCTAGTTGGCTGCATTATTTTTACACTTTAAGAAAAAGTGAAACTTTAAGTGAATAGAAGAAAAAAAGATAAACATACGGGCCTATACGTATACATACCGATGGATGACTCATCATATATACGAAAGTGTGAAAAATCCATATTACCCTTTTTATTGTTTGTAGGGGGTGTACCGAAGCGAGTCTCTAATTTTTAATAGTTTCAAACATCATCCACTATAATTGGATATGCCGTATAATCTGCAGAGGAGATTATTTAGTCTACGAAACATGGTGACTTGTTTGCCTCGTCCtaataatataaaataaaatagATAGATAAAATATGTTCTCCATAATATACCACAACAGTCGatactaaggatggcaattttacccatgggtacgggtacccgTGGATACCGTACCCACATGGGCAGGGTATGGGCGCAATTTTATATCCACGGTTAGTACCCATACCCTACCTGTTAAGTCATGAGTAGGGCACGGGTATAGCCttttacccatggatatacccataccctacccatttatATTGACATGTGAACTTTATCTATGATTGACAATTCTACCTATGTTAGTGTTATGTCGTGACCTTATGAACCTATGTTGAAGTTTTTACCAATTCCTAATTTGATTTCAGATAATTGTCATGTACTCATCTATCTGCTATTTAGTTGAGATTAATGTTTTTTAGTCaccagcaagatgcccgtgcgttgcacgaaagatcaagatgcatttatatgagtagtttatcttgtggaagATAAGGATGAAagagaaggccttatctgcaaatgtgatgaggggtgcgggtatctttttgcaaaattgccatagtttccttcatatccatcagatatagatcagccggcctatattgcaggatggcagacacaccatcatcaccaactctgttttttataattttaGTCAAATATGCTATAGATGAATGTAAAATTGCAAATTATTTGTGTACTATTTGATCTACCCACTGGGTATGGGTACTGGTAGAGTTTCATATCCGTGGGTATGGGTATGGATAGAATTTTGTACCCATTGACTACATGGGTATGGGTAAGGTATTGCTCTACccgccccataccctacccattgccattcTTAGTAGATACACGGatcttttttaacacagtacagatgcaagcgctcgaTACAGAGATCGATGAGGAAGATTACACTGCAGCTGCATTTCTATGCGCTACAAACCGAATAGAACCAAGACACCAATAATCCGCAAAACAACAACAGCTGAATTTATTATTTGACTACTGAGAATTCCAAATGAAACTACAAGACAATAACAAAGACATGGATACTAGATGATTAGCTTGCCACTAGGCAGCTACAGACCCCACATAAGAAAATGACTCCAGGCTACATAAGCTAGGTTGAGCATCTTCTACGACTTCAAAGGTGTTTACCATCAGAACATGCAGCTCCAGCTTTATCATTCAAGTCTACAGTTTAGCACTAAGGCCTGGACCTGCTGGCCCAGCTGCATTGGAAACAGAACAACAGGTTAGTTGTGTAACCCATTAAGAAAAGCTTACACTATAAGAAAATGAGTTTTACTAACTACAGCCCAAACAGTTAGACATAAAGTATCTGCAAAGATGTCCATCATCCAGACAATAAAGCAAGACATGAAGTGTATCAAATATCAATGATGTGATAAGTTGATGCAAAACTATAGTGACCTTTCGAGCTAAATGAAGCTAATATTCATATATAAAAGATATGCAAACCAGTTATCTGTCAACAGAGGTTTTCAACTGAGATTTCCAGTAGTCCCAAACACTACTTTAGACAACTAGTACCTCTGGCTCTGAGAACACTTTAGCACTGCAAATACTGCATTCATCTCATTAAAAAGCTTTTCATTTGTTTGGTTCAATGTTTTTCATATCAAGCAAAATTTAGGATAAGAAGTGTCTCCTTCGCATTCCAGTTTTACTACTGTAATGCTACAAAGAGTTTAAGACAAGTTTTTTAAAAGTAGTACCTGAAGCATGTGGCTTGAACATGCTGCACACATCATAGAAATCGTTCCTCACAGAATCCAGTGAGTTCAGGCACCTACAAGGAAAACAGTCCAGTAACATGTGAAACTCCTTCCCATTTGCAGCTCACAAAAGAAACATGTTAATAATTAGCAGCTCATGAAAGAAACATGATAATAATTAATAACTACTAAAAATGATCATCCCATTACAATTTGCCTCCATAGTTTTTTTTCCTCTGGTAGAATTATCTTAACAGCTTAAGTGGTCTTATGAATATCACCCTAGAGTCCTGGACATACTTGCTTAACAAGATATACACTTTGCGTCCATAGACAATAATCTAACAGAGACAAGGGGTAACTCCAACAAAAATTGACACCTTTATTTTGAAATGTTACATGTAAAAAGGTGCTTGTAACATCAATTGGAAGATTGAAAAATCAACAAGTTATATGTTTATTTATTGTATAGATGTGCAATATTCAGAGAAGAAGACAAAACTTAGTTTCCCTTTTATAGCTCTAAACACTATGATAATTGGGGCATTGCCGTCAATGTTGTAAAGAGAACCCAGCTTTTCGTTTCAATTTTTGTTTCTAAACATTCATGGAATAGTGTTCCTACATTTAATACAACATTATTGAAGGATATGATTAACTAGAAAACTGTACTAGCACAGTTATATTCCTAACCCAACAAGCTCAGTGGATTCGCCCAAAATCTGTGTCTATAAAGGCTGAATAAAATGAGTAGTTTACAAAGGCAATGAACGTGCAATTGCATCAAAATATACTAACACTAACAATATGGAAATGTGTTGCAGTACATGAGTAAAGCACACTAGGCCATCACATTCATTATGAGATTTCCGTAACAAAATGATCGAAAATACAATAGTGTGACATAATGATACAAGGTACTAACCCATCTCTGCTCTTCTCCTGACAACACTGATGGAACTGAATGCAACTGTTCTTCACTCTCTGAGCACCAATACTGCAATATGCAATAGCATACAATCAGAAAGACCCACAAAATCGCTTTAATGAATGAAAATGAACATCGCAGCACTATTATTATCTGTACCTGAGTTAAGAAGTGACTAAATGCAACTATGAAAGCCCGGTGTAAGCAAAGCAATTTATTTCACCAGAGCATATGCAATATGAAACATTAATCCAGTAGGAAATATGTGTAGTTTCTGTAATGAAAGTGCTAATCCAAGATAAATTAACTATAGGAGGCCCCACTTTAAAAAGGAGATGTGAAGTGCTATCTTTGAGCCGTTTGATGTGTGTGGAAcatatgatgttttttttgtcGGATGTCGGATCTAATTATTAAACATGACAATGGTTGAATGAATTTTCTTAATCGGTTGGACCACTTTACACAATACTCATTGAGCTGTCTGGTTTATGGGAAGCAAATCATATTTGTCAGATCCAAATCATCAAATGGTAACAACGGACAAACAATTTGTCGGATCTAAATAATATAGTAGTATAATGGCCAAACGGTTTGTCAGATGCATATCACACAACAGTACAATAGCCTAACTGTTTGTCTGACATAAATCATAAAACAATATAACAGACAAACTATTTGTCGAATGCAGATCATAGAACAATACAACGGCCAATCGGTTTGTCGTATCTAAATCACAAACAGTACAACGACAAAATTGTTCATCGTATCAAAATCTAAATGAGTATAACGGCCAAATGGATGTCACCTCTCCCCAAATAAATGGGAAGATCTACTTGTTGAGCTGCCCAATGTGTACGGAACGGATAATTTTTGTCGGATCTACATGGTAAATCACTGCAACATGCCCAACAGATCTCAGCCCTCCGCATGTCGACCAGAAGTGGCACTAATACGAAAGAACATCAATCTATACTCATTGAGTCGTCCAACCAATGCAGGAAATGGACCATCCTTGTCAGATCTACGACATAAAACACTATAATGATGAAACAGACCATAATTCTCCCCCAAGATGATTGGACACCTTACCATGTATCGAACAGCGAGCTAAACACCTAATTTGCACGCGAAGAACCGAAACAATCACAGTTCCTATACTATTGCACAATCACATACAAAGAGGacatgaaagaagaagaaaagggctcACCATGCACTGCTTCCCTTGAGTTCAAGCACAAAACGGCTCACCTTGTGATAGTCCATACATGG encodes the following:
- the LOC123143014 gene encoding transcription termination factor MTERF4, chloroplastic; its protein translation is MLRLRRGVLTQVLSSLSASPVSPLHRLISAAAPAISPNPSFPVEEYLVSTCGLTRPQALKASAKLSHLKSPANPDAVLAFLAGLGLSDADVAALVAKDPQFLCASVERTLAPVVAGLSGLGLSRSDIARLASLSRYRFRCRSIVSKLQYYMPFFGSFENLLRALKRNFYLHSADLDDVVKPNVALLQECGLGACDIVKLCISQPWLLTANLERVQAMVECAENIGVPRASGMFRHALHAVAFLSEDKIAARVKYLKNTFRWTDAEVGMAVSKSPMVLTRSKESLQRRSDFLISEVGLEPVYIAQRSEIIGHSLEGRLRPRYYAVKFLKENGLLKRDPNYSTVFKVSEKAFRKKFIFPHKEAALDLAEDYDAACKGELPTNFRFT
- the LOC123143017 gene encoding histidine-containing phosphotransfer protein 1 isoform X1, which encodes MAAPMLNQLNTLVANMFAAEGSAPDFIDKVVTLFCEDGECIIGEIAKLLDKPCMDYHKVSRFVLELKGSSACIGAQRVKNSCIQFHQCCQEKSRDGCLNSLDSVRNDFYDVCSMFKPHASAGPAGPGLSAKL
- the LOC123143017 gene encoding histidine-containing phosphotransfer protein 1 isoform X2 encodes the protein MLQEGSAPDFIDKVVTLFCEDGECIIGEIAKLLDKPCMDYHKVSRFVLELKGSSACIGAQRVKNSCIQFHQCCQEKSRDGCLNSLDSVRNDFYDVCSMFKPHASAGPAGPGLSAKL